In Nodularia sp. LEGE 06071, one DNA window encodes the following:
- a CDS encoding FHA domain-containing protein yields MQIQLSWIDPNTEERREPLFTTPVAIGRKFEEMPAEINGELVSRLVIPDDLVADYHVLITSKNQQLIVIAQNQNMGMKINGLQKNNGSLNDGDRLQIGSCEIVVNLAATTVCDRMVGFLFKRRCDRTDHTGCPYCDQSYEEDYAFYADYGNYRSGGWGNTYYDQRDCYFYDHYTGNVNFTEADAVSFERESDADFEYDMGAS; encoded by the coding sequence TTGCAAATTCAGCTTTCTTGGATAGACCCAAATACAGAAGAACGCCGAGAACCATTATTCACAACTCCAGTGGCTATTGGCAGAAAATTCGAGGAAATGCCAGCAGAAATCAATGGGGAACTAGTTTCGAGACTGGTGATTCCAGATGATTTAGTGGCAGATTATCATGTTTTAATTACCAGTAAAAATCAGCAGTTAATTGTAATTGCCCAAAATCAAAATATGGGGATGAAAATTAATGGGTTACAGAAAAATAATGGTAGTTTGAACGATGGCGATCGCCTGCAAATTGGTAGCTGTGAAATTGTGGTAAACTTGGCAGCAACAACTGTCTGCGATCGCATGGTAGGATTTCTGTTTAAACGCCGCTGCGATCGCACTGATCATACTGGTTGTCCCTACTGTGATCAGTCTTATGAAGAGGACTATGCCTTTTATGCCGATTATGGCAATTATCGCTCTGGAGGCTGGGGTAATACCTACTATGATCAGCGTGATTGCTATTTCTATGACCACTACACTGGCAATGTCAACTTTACAGAAGCTGATGCTGTTAGTTTTGAACGGGAAAGTGATGCTGATTTTGAATATGATATGGGGGCAAGTTGA
- a CDS encoding UDP-N-acetylglucosamine--LPS N-acetylglucosamine transferase, with amino-acid sequence MNKTWLIYALGGGWGHLTRALSLGRIAAKYRKVRVITNSPYAQQVSNEGCLIDWIPDDAGFSATCIKVREILLSIDYDCLIVDTFPRGLGGELADILPQLHSIPRILIHRDINPQYIIAKNLRDFVAANFDLVIVPGEGTDLGLCDLPTVQYTAPWLIRNAEELPERDTTRSPEAGLCPSLILRVDKFVKIILVCAAGTASELDIFSQLALRLHEAFPECAVRILAANCPVNCPESLWISHHPGIECLAAADVVVGGGGYNTVYECAAVGVPLVALAFPRLYDRQEKRASKSYYVQNIEQAIATVRILLNPVKTAKKQSASAYINGAVQAVHQIMSYKL; translated from the coding sequence TTGAATAAAACTTGGTTAATTTATGCCCTCGGTGGCGGTTGGGGACATTTAACTCGTGCTTTATCTTTGGGTAGAATTGCCGCAAAATATAGAAAGGTCAGGGTTATTACAAATAGTCCTTATGCACAGCAAGTCAGTAATGAGGGATGTTTAATAGATTGGATTCCCGATGACGCTGGTTTTTCGGCAACTTGTATAAAGGTACGAGAAATTTTACTCAGCATAGACTATGATTGCTTAATTGTTGATACCTTTCCCAGAGGTTTAGGCGGTGAGTTAGCAGATATTCTGCCGCAGTTACACTCTATTCCCCGAATTTTAATTCATCGGGATATTAATCCCCAATATATTATTGCCAAGAATTTACGGGATTTTGTAGCGGCTAATTTTGATTTGGTGATTGTACCGGGAGAAGGTACAGATTTAGGTTTGTGTGATTTGCCTACTGTACAGTACACAGCACCTTGGTTGATTCGCAATGCTGAGGAATTACCTGAGAGAGATACCACGCGATCGCCGGAGGCGGGGCTTTGCCCATCGCTTATCCTCAGAGTGGATAAATTTGTGAAAATCATCCTAGTCTGTGCAGCCGGCACAGCATCAGAGTTAGATATTTTTAGTCAACTAGCGCTGCGACTGCATGAAGCTTTTCCCGAATGTGCTGTGAGAATTTTAGCCGCTAATTGTCCGGTAAATTGTCCGGAAAGCTTATGGATATCTCACCATCCGGGTATTGAATGCCTCGCTGCGGCTGATGTAGTTGTAGGTGGGGGGGGATACAATACAGTTTATGAATGTGCCGCTGTGGGTGTACCTTTAGTAGCATTAGCTTTTCCACGATTGTACGATCGCCAAGAAAAGAGAGCTAGTAAAAGTTATTATGTTCAAAATATTGAACAAGCGATCGCTACTGTGAGAATTTTGCTAAACCCAGTAAAAACAGCAAAAAAGCAGTCTGCGTCAGCTTATATTAACGGTGCTGTGCAAGCAGTGCATCAAATTATGAGTTATAAGTTGTGA
- a CDS encoding FtsW/RodA/SpoVE family cell cycle protein, with amino-acid sequence MNLRRLIPIFDDSVSTWALEARLLRWLTFVWLFVGLIMLFSASYPVAEARQADGLYYFKRQLAWVFFALIGFNIIVNLPLRKILGKTHWFIALFLLLIFGTLIPGVGRKAFDAARWIAIGPIPLQPSELIKPFLVLQSARLFGQWEGLSWPVRFAWLGIFGLVILGILVQPNLSTAALCGMTIWLIALAAGLPYKYLGGTAFGGLMLAVISISLKEYQRKRVMSFLNPWADSTGDGYQLVQSLLAVGSGQTWGAGFGLSQQKLFYLPIQDTDFIFAVFAEEFGFVGSMIMLIILALFATLGLIVALKAKNIVYRLVAIGITTVIIGQSLLHIAVATGALPTTGLPLPMFSYGGNSMISSLVSMALLIRVARESSEAEVVPLRKPQSEKFRQRRMLQKK; translated from the coding sequence GTGAATCTACGTCGCCTGATTCCAATTTTTGATGATTCCGTCTCCACCTGGGCCTTAGAGGCGCGGTTGTTACGCTGGTTAACATTCGTTTGGCTGTTTGTCGGATTAATTATGCTGTTTTCAGCATCCTATCCCGTGGCTGAAGCCCGTCAAGCAGATGGATTGTATTATTTTAAGCGCCAACTTGCTTGGGTTTTCTTTGCCCTGATTGGATTCAACATAATTGTAAATCTTCCCTTACGGAAAATTTTGGGTAAGACTCATTGGTTTATCGCGCTGTTTTTGCTGTTAATCTTCGGAACATTGATACCAGGAGTCGGTAGAAAAGCTTTTGATGCAGCACGTTGGATAGCCATTGGGCCAATTCCCCTACAACCTTCAGAATTAATTAAACCCTTTTTGGTGCTGCAAAGTGCGCGGCTGTTTGGACAGTGGGAAGGTTTGAGTTGGCCAGTTCGCTTCGCTTGGTTAGGTATTTTTGGTTTAGTAATTTTAGGAATTTTGGTACAGCCTAACTTAAGTACAGCCGCACTCTGCGGTATGACTATTTGGTTAATTGCCTTAGCCGCTGGATTACCTTACAAATATTTGGGAGGAACAGCATTCGGGGGGCTAATGTTAGCAGTAATCAGTATTAGCCTCAAAGAGTATCAACGCAAGCGTGTAATGTCATTTCTCAATCCTTGGGCTGACTCTACAGGTGATGGCTACCAGTTAGTACAAAGTTTGCTAGCAGTAGGTTCTGGTCAAACTTGGGGGGCTGGGTTTGGACTTTCTCAACAAAAGCTGTTTTATTTACCAATTCAGGACACCGATTTTATTTTTGCCGTGTTCGCTGAAGAATTTGGCTTTGTTGGCAGTATGATCATGTTGATTATTTTAGCTTTATTCGCCACACTAGGATTAATCGTGGCATTAAAGGCTAAGAATATAGTCTATCGACTAGTAGCCATTGGGATCACCACTGTGATTATCGGACAATCATTGCTACATATTGCCGTTGCCACAGGTGCATTACCCACCACAGGCTTACCCTTACCCATGTTTAGTTATGGTGGTAATTCCATGATTTCCAGCCTAGTGAGTATGGCTTTGCTGATTCGGGTAGCCCGCGAAAGTAGTGAAGCGGAGGTAGTACCATTGCGAAAACCCCAGTCTGAGAAATTTCGTCAGCGCCGGATGTTGCAGAAAAAGTAA
- a CDS encoding GNAT family N-acetyltransferase, translating to MTIRHANETDLPAIVAIYNAAIPSRKATADLEPVSVQSRLAWFQGRSPLQRPLWVIEKECIVVGWLSFKSFYGRPAYDSTAEISIYIASSVHRCGLGGQLLAQAISESPNLGIKTLLGFIFAHNQPSLNLFAKFEFQQWGYLPQVAELDGVERDLIIMGLRI from the coding sequence ATGACTATCCGCCATGCGAATGAAACTGATTTACCTGCAATAGTGGCAATTTATAATGCAGCCATTCCCAGCCGCAAGGCGACAGCTGATTTAGAACCAGTTTCTGTACAAAGTCGCCTTGCTTGGTTTCAAGGGCGATCGCCTTTACAACGACCACTCTGGGTGATAGAAAAAGAATGTATAGTTGTGGGGTGGCTGAGTTTTAAATCATTTTATGGGCGGCCAGCTTATGATTCTACTGCCGAAATAAGTATTTATATTGCCTCATCTGTTCATCGATGTGGTTTAGGCGGACAACTCCTAGCCCAAGCAATTAGCGAAAGTCCAAATTTAGGAATAAAAACGCTTTTGGGCTTTATTTTTGCCCACAATCAACCCAGTTTAAACCTGTTTGCCAAATTTGAATTTCAACAGTGGGGATATTTACCGCAAGTTGCAGAACTTGATGGTGTAGAACGGGATTTAATAATTATGGGACTGCGAATCTAG